The Nitrospira sp. genomic interval GAGAAGAGGAATTGGGGAAGTTGGCGGTAATTCATCGAAGACATGAGGGTGGTGCATGACAAAGAACTGGTACGTCATTCATACGTACGCGGGTTTTGAGGGGCGAGTGAAGACCAGCCTCATGGAGCGTGCCAATCAAATGGGGCTTGTTGAAAAGCTCGGGCAGGTGCTCGTTCCGACAGAGGACGTCATTGAAATTAAGGACGGGAAGCGACGGACCTCTCGACGAAAGTTCTATCCGGGCTACGTCCTTGTGGAGTTGGAGTCTCCGTTGGGGGACGACACCGTCCAGATGATCAAGGAGACGCCAAAAGTGACTGGATTCGTCGGGGGCGGCGCGGTGCCGACACCTCTGACCAGTGATGAGGTGGAGGCCTTGCTCAAGCAGGTCGATGCGGGTCAAGCCGAGCCTCGGGAGCAGGTCAAGTTCATTAAGAGCGATAACGTTCGCATTATCGATGGGCCTTTCCTTGGGTTTAATGGGGTGGTTGAGGAGGTCGATCAGGATCATAGTCGGGTGAAGGTGATGGTGAGTATTTTTGGTCGGTCGACTCCTGTGGAATTGGGCTTTTTGCAGGTTGAACGGATTTAAGCCGATCGGTCGATGTCGGTCTTCAGTCGTGTGAGGGCTGAAGGGTTGAGTGTCGATCGCGAAGGAGAAAGAGAGCGACATGGCGAAAGAAGTTTCGGCACAGATCAAGTTGCAAATTCCGGCTGGCAAGGCCAATCCGGCTCCTCCTGTCGGTCCCTCGTTGGGACAACATGGGGTCAACATTATGGAGTTTTGTAAGCAGTTCAATGCCAAGACTCAGAAGGACGGGGATAGTATTATCCCTGTCATCATTACGGTCTACAAGGACCGTACCTTCAGCTTTATCATGAAGACTCCCCCGGCATCTGACCTCCTCAAGAAGGCCGCTGGAATCATCAAGGGGTCTGGCGTGCCGCAGAAAGATAAGGTGGGAAAAATCACCAGGCAACAGCTGGACGAAATTGCTCGGAAGAAGATGGCCGATCTGAATGCAGCTGATGTGGAAGGGGCGACGAAAATCATCGAAGGTACTGCCCGTAGTATGGGTGTCGTTATTCAAGGCTAATGCCAAGATCGAAGGAGCGTCTGGTCATGGGAAAGAAAATGAATGCGGCGATCAAAAATCTTGAGCCGCGTGTCTACGGGTTGCGCGAAGCCGTTGAAACCGTGAAACGATCAGCCTATGCGAAGTTTGACGAATCGGTTGATCTTGCGCTGAGGCTGGGAATCGATCCGAAGCGCTCTGATCAGCTGGTTCGAGGGACGGCGTCGCTTCCTCACGGCACGGGGAAAAAGGTTCGCGTCTTGGTATTTGCCAAGGGTGAAAAGGAGCAGGAGGCGCGACAAGCCGGGGCTGACTATGTTGGGGCTGACGACTTGATGGAGAAAATCAAGGGCGGATGGATGGAGTTCGATTGCGCGATTTCCACACCCGATCTTATGGCCTCGGTCGGGAAGCTCGGTAAAGTACTCGGACCTCGCGGATTGATGCCGAACCCTAAGACCGGCACCGTGACCTTCGAAGTTGGGAAAGCGGTCGCTGATATTCGAAAAGGACGTGTAGAGTTCAAGGTTGAGAAGGCCGGTATCGTGCATGTGCCGGTCGGAAAAGTGTCCTTCGATCCTGCGAAGCTATACGACAATGCCTCGGCCATCATTGAATCCGTCATCAAGGCAAAGCCTGCCTCCTGTAAGGGGCGTTATCTCAAGAGTGCCACGATTGCGAGCACGATGGGGCCTGGTGTGATATTGGATACCGTTGCGCTAACCAAACAGTGGAGTTGAGACACGCGTTCAACGTGAATCGTTCCTCGCGATTCGCTGGACGGATGATATTGAGCGGATAACGAATAGCGACCAGAGAGGGAGCGATGAAGAAGGAAGAGAAAGTTACGGCAGTGGCGGAGTTGACCGAAAAATTCGGTCGCGCCCGGCTGGCTATCCTGACGGAATGCGTCGGACTTCCGGTCAACCAGGTCACCGAGTTGCGCAAGCAGCTCCGCGGGACAAAGGCAGAATATCGAATCGTGAAGAATACGCTCGCGGCGCGTGCCGCCGAGGGGACGGTCTTGGCCGGACTCACGGTTCATCTCAAGGGACCGACCGGAGTCGTCATCGGGTACGACGATCCGGTGTTGCCAACCAAGGTGTTGAGGGACTTCATCAGTGCTGAAAAGCGGGACCAGAAGATTCGCATCACGGCCGGGGTGCTGGAAGGCAAGATTCTCCAGCCAGCTGAACTGGCAGCCGTTGCGAAACTGCCGAAGAAGGAAGTGCTGATTGCGATGTTGCTGTCGGCCATGCAGGGACCGATTCGTGGGGTCGTCTATACGTTGAGTGCAGTCTTGTCAAAGTTTGTACGAGTCATTGCAGCCATTCAGGATAAACGGAAAGGAGAAGGGGACATGCCAGCTACAGAGGGAAAGTTATCACAAGAGGAATTGATTAAGGCAATCGAAGGAATGAGCGTGCTCGACCTGGCCGAGTTGGTGAAAGGGTTGGAGACGCGGTTTGGTGTGACAGCGGCGGCTCCGGTTGCCATGGCAGCGGCGCCAGCTGCAGGTGGTGGGGCGGCGGCTCCTGCTGAAGAGCAGACGGCCTTCGATGTCATTCTCGCGTCGGTGCCGGCAGACAAGAAGATCCAAATCATCAAGGTGGTTCGCGAGTTGACGAGTCTTGGCTTGAAGGAAGCCAAGGATCTTGTGGAGGGCGCACCGAAGCCAGTTAAGACTGGGGTGGCTAAGGAAGAAGCTGACACGATGAAGAAGAAGCTCGAAGAAAGCGGTGCGAAGGTCGAAGTCAAGTAAGGAACCGAGTTCGTCATAGTTGCGGCTGTTCTGGTGTTCGCCGAAGGCGGAGGGCTCTCGATGTTACGGGAATCTGTCGTCAGTGGTGACTGCTGTTCACCGCCAACCAGCGTGGAGGAGTAGGCATGTCCGAAACGACTCTGCAGGAGTTCGTCGAGCGGAAAGATTTTTCTCGCATTCGAACCAATATCGATATTCCGGATCTGATCGAAATACAGAAGCGCTCCTACGAAGAGTTTTTGCAGTTTGAGGTCGAATCGGAGCGCCGGAAGGATCATGGATTGCAGGCGGCGTTGGCCAGCGTGTTTCCGATTCCAGATTATAACAACACGGCCGTGCTCGAATTTTCGAGTTATACCTTAGGGACGCCAAAGTACGACGAGCGAGAATGTCTTGAGCAGGGTATGACCTACGCGGTTCCGTTGAAGCTGCGTGTCCGCCTGGTGGTGTTAGATAAAGAAGATAAGGGTCCGCGCAAGAAAGTGCTCGATGTGCGCGAGCAAGAAGTCTATGTCGGGGAATTGCCGCTCATGACCGAGCGCGGGACATTTATCGTCAACGGGACCGAGCGCGTCGTCGTCAGTCAGCTGCATCGGTCGCCGGGCGCGTCGTTTACGCATGATAAGGGCAGGACTCATGCGAGCGGCAAGGTGTTGTATTCGGCCCGCATTATTCCGTATCGGGGCTCATGGCTCGATTTTGAGTTCGATGCCAGGGATATTCTGTATGTACGAATCGATCGTCGTCGGAAAATGCCGACTACTATTCTGTTGAAGGCCTTCGGTTTTTCGAGCGACGACTTGCTGAAGATGTACTACCCTGTCGAAGACATTCGCGTGTCCCAGGGGAAGATGTTCCGCAAGCTGGATCCGGAAATCCACCATGGACTTCGCTGCTCCGCTGAAGTGACGGATAAGAGTGGTAAGGAGATCTTGGTGCGAGAGGGGGCCAGGCTGACGAAGGGGATGATTGCCAAGCTGAAGACTTCTGGAGTCAAGGAGATTCCCTTGTTGCCTGCGGAGTTGGTGGGGCGTGCCACCCTTACGGAATTAGTCGACTCGAAGAAGAACGTGTTGGCGGAGAAAAATCAGCGATTGACTGCCGAGATCGTGGAGCAGATCACTGAAAGCGATGTTGAGGAATTTAAGGTCATTTATCTGGATATGGCAACCGCTACGCCGGTCATTCTTGATACCTTGTTGATGGAGAAGATCGGGTCAAAAGAAGAAGCGATGGTCGAAATATACCGTCGCCTCCGTCCCGGTGAGACACCATCGGTGGATACAGCCAGAGCCTTATTCGACAATCTCTTTCTGAATTCCAAGCGCTATGATTTGTCTCCGGTCGGTCGGCTCAAGCTCAATAAGAAACTCGGTTTGGACTTACCGCTCGAGCAGCGTACCTTGACCGCACAGGACATGGTGGAAGTCGTCCGCTATATCGTCAATCTAAAGATTGGCAAAGGGGAAATCGACGATATTGATCACTTAGGGAATCGCCGGGTGCGATCCGTCGGTGAACTCTTGGAAAATCAATTCCGACTGGGCTTGGTGCGGATGGAGCGGAGCATCAAGGAGCGCATGAATCTTCTCGATATGGAAACGGTGCTACCGCACGACTTGATTAATGCTAAGCCGGTTGTCGCGGCCGTCAAGGAGTTCTTCAGCAGCAGCCAGCTGTCTCAATTCATGGATCAAACGAACCCCCTGGCTGAAATCACACATAAACGGCGTCTGTCCGCTCTTGGCCCAGGAGGGCTCACGAGGGAACGGGCTGGGTTCGAAGTTCGAGACGTGCATCCGTCCCACTACAGCCGCATTTGCCCGATTGAGACACCGGAAGGTCCTAACATCGGCTTGATTACATCGCTGGCCACTTATGCACGGATCAACCAGTTCGGATTCATTGAGGCGCCATATCGGAAGGTCGTCAAGGGACGTGTAACTGATGAAATTGAGTTTCTTTCGGCGATCGAGGGCGATAAATACATCATCGCCCAAGCCAACTCGAAATTGGATGGGTCGTCCAAGCTGGTATCAGAAACTGTCTCGTGTCGTCACGGTGGAGACTTTGTTCTGGCCGGCCCGGATAAGATTGAGTACATGGACGTGTCGCCAAAGCAAGTGGTGAGCGTGGCGACCGCGCTTGTGCCGTTCTTGGAGCATGACGACGCCAATCGCGCACTGATGGGTTCCAATATGCAGCGCCAGGCGGTTCCGTTGGTCACATCGGAGGCTCCTCTGGTGGGGACCGGGATGGAAGCGGTGGTCGCGCGAGATTCTGGGTATGTAATTCAGGCTCGTCGGGCCGGGGTCGTGGAGAGCGTCGATGCTACCCGCATCGTCGTGCGGGCCGATTCGAAGGATGGGAAGAAGGGGAAGGATTCCGGGCTGGACGTCTATGACTTGATCAAGTTTCAGCGATCGAACCAAAACACCTGTATTACTCAGACGCCAGTGGTTCGGCTTGGCCAGCCGGTTATGAAGGGGCAAGTGCTTGGAGATGGACCAGCCATTGATCATGGCGAACTCGCGTTGGGTAAGAATGTCCTTGTGGCGTTTATGCCTTGGGGTGGGTACAACTTCGAGGACGCCATATTGCTCAGTGAAAAACTGGTCCGCGAAGACGCCTTCACGTCGATCCATATCGAAGAGTTCGAGGTGGAAGCTCGGGATACCAAGCTGGGGAAGGAAGATGTCACGCGAGACATTCCCAATATCGGAGAAGAGGCGCTGAGAAATTTGGACGAGAGCGGGATTATCCGGATCGGTGCCGAAGTCAAGCCTGGCGATATTTTGGTCGGAAAGGTGACGCCGAAAGGGGAAACCCAGCTGACCCCGGAAGAAAAACTGCTCCGTGCGATCTTCGGTGAGAAGGCCGGCGATGTGAAGGATACATCGTTGACCGTGCCTCCTGGAGTGGAAGGTATCGTAGTCGACGTCAAGATTTTTTCTCGCAAAGGACTCGATAAAGATGAGCGTTCAAAGAGCATTGAGACTGACGATCAGATAAAGCTACAGCGTGATCACCATGAAGAGCTACGGATCATTGATGAGGAAAAAACGAAAAAGATTCGCAAGCTCTTGCTGGGGAAGGTTGTTGGACGTGATCTGATGGACCCTGAGAGTGGCGACGTTATCTTGAAGAAGAAGGGTAAGATGACGGCGGAGATTCTTAAGCGATTGCCAGACGACACGGTGCGTCACATCCTCCTGAGCGATCCTGATGAGCAAAAAGAGCTGGAAGATGTTGAGCGACGGGCGAAAGAGCAGATTGAAATTCTCCAGACGTTGTACGATGAAAAGGTGGGGCGCTTAAAACGAGGTGATGAACTGCCTCCTGGTGTCATCAAGCTTGTTAAGGTCTACGTCGCCATGAAGCGCAAGATCCAGGTCGGAGACAAAATGGCCGGCCGACACGGTAATAAGGGTGTCGTATCTCGAGTGCTACCAGAAGAAGATATGCCCTATCTACCGGATGGGACCCCGGTGGAAATCGTATTGAATCCTCTGGGGGTGCCGTCCCGTATGAACGTCGGGCAAATTCTTGAGACTCACCTTGGATGGGCAGCTAAGGCCTTGGGCATCAAGGTGGCCAGTCCGGTCTTCGATGGCGCGTCCGAGAAGGAAATTAAGGACCTGCTAAAAAAAGCCAAACTGCCGGTGAGCGGCCAGTCGCCGCTCACCGACGGCAAGACGGGCGAGCCGTTCAGTAGCCCGGTGACGATCGGCTATATGTACGTGCTGAAGCTCCACCATCTGGTGGACGACAAGATTCACGCACGGTCGATCGGCCCCTATTCTCTCGTGACTCAACAGCCTCTTGGCGGCAAGGCTCAATTTGGGGGGCAGCGGCTGGGAGAAATGGAAGTCTGGGCGCTGCAGGCGTATGGGGCGGCATCGACGCTTCAAGAATTCCTGACCGTCAAGTCAGACGATGTGCCGGGTCGGTCTCGCATGTATGAAGCGATTGTCAAAGGTGAACCGTTCCTCGAGCCCGGGTTGCCTGAGTCGTTCAATGTGTTGGTGAAGGAACTGCAGAGCTTGGGACTCGATATTGAGCTGGTTAAGACGCAAGACTAACCGCTTGTGTGCCGGCTGAAGACCGGTATCAGAGGAGGTCACTACCTTGGAAGGCGTATATACACTGTTTGAAAAGCAACGGGATTCTGTGTCGTTTGATGCGATGCGGATTCGCATCGCATCGCCCGAGAAGATCCGATCTTGGTCGTATGGTGAAGTCAAGAAACCGGAAACGATCAACTATCGGTCATTCAAGCCGGAAAAAGACGGGCTGTTTTGTGCCAAGATCTTCGGTCCTACCAAGGATTGGGAGTGCAATTGCGGGAAATATAAACGCATGAAGCACCGCGGCATCGTGTGCGACAAATGCGGCGTTGAGGTGATCCAGTCGAAGGTTCGACGTGAGCGGATGGGCCATATCGAATTGGCTGCGCCTGTCGCCCATATTTGGTTTCTGAAGGGTGTTCCGAGTCGGATTGGAACCCTGCTTGATATGAGCCTCAAGCAGCTCGAGAAAATTCTCTATTTTGAGAGTTATGTCTGTGTGGACCCAGGCTCAACCGACTTAGGGGAAAAAGAGTTGGTGCCGGAAGATAAGCTGCGGACCCTTGTATCTGAGTTCGGGTCGAGCGGGTTTAAAGTTGGAATCGGTGCAGAGGCTATCCGTGACTTATTGAGGAAGATCGATATTAATGCGCTGTGGGATGAATTGCAGGTGAAGTCAAAAGCGTCGACATCGGCAGCCATGAAGAAGAAGTATGCCAAGCGCTTAAAGGTGCTGGAGGCGTTTCGTAAGTCTGGGAATAAGCCGGAATGGATGATCATGGATGTCATTCCAGTCCTGCCGCCGGAGTTGCGTCCCTTGGTTCCGCTTGATGGAGGCCGATTTGCCACATCTGATCTGAATGACCTCTACCGTCGTGTGATCAATCGAAATAATCGGTTGAAACGATTGATGGAGTTGAAGGCGCCAGGCGTCATCATCAGGAACGAGATGCGGATGCTGCAGGAAGCTGTGGATGCGCTCTTCGATAATGGTCGCCGAGGGCGCGCGATTCGTGGTCCAAACAAGCGTCCGCTGAAATCGTTGAGCGACATGCTGAAGGGAAAGCAAGGACGGTTCCGACAGAATCTACTCGGGAAGCGTGTGGATTACTCTGGTCGTACCGTCATCGTTGTCGGTCCTGAACTGCGTCTGCACCAATGTGGTTTACCGAAGAAGATGGCGCTTGAGTTGTTCAAGCCGTTCATTTTCCACAAGTTGGAAGCACGAGGTGCGGCTACTACTATCAAGAGTGCCAAGCGGTTAGTTGAAAAAGAACGGCCAGAGGTTTGGGACGTATTGGACGAAGTGATTCGCGAGCACCCTGTACTGCTGAATCGTGCCCCGACGCTCCATCGGTTGGGCATCCAGGCCTTCGATCCTGTGTTAGTTGAGGGTAAGGCGATCCGGTTGCATCCGCTCGTCTGTGCCGCGTTCAATGCGGACTTCGATGGAGATCAGATGGCGGTGCACGTCCCGCTATCCGTTGAAGCGCAGGTTGAAGCACGGGTTCTCATGATGTCCATCAACAACATTCTTTCTCCGGCCAATGGTAAGCCGATTGCGGTGCCGTCGCAGGATATGGTGTTGGGCTGCTATTGGTTGACGAAAGAGCGGGTGGGCGCAAAGGGCGAGGGGAAGGTGTTTGGGTCCCCTGAAGAAGTTCGGATTGCCTTTGACGCGAGAGAAATGGAAGAGCATGCGCGGATTAAGGTGCGTCTTGAGGGTTCGCTGGTGCAGACAACTGTTGGTCGTGTCTTGCTGTCAGAAATCCTTCCGCAAGGTTTACCGTTCGCCAATGCGAACAAGCTCATGACCAAAAAGGAGATGACGAAACTCATTGATTCGGTCTATCGACAGACTGGTCATCGAGACACCGTCGAGTTTCTGGATAAGATCAAAGATCTTGGCTTTACCTATGCGACGAGAGCCGGTTTGTCGATCTGTGTCGACAATATGCACATTCCGAGTAAGAAGGAAGAACTTATTGGGAAGGCGCAGCGCGAAGTGATCGAGATCGAGAAGCAGTATTCAGAGGGGTTGATCACGAACGGCGAACGGTACAACAAGGTAATCGACATTTGGGCACACGTCACTGAGCAGGTTGCCAACGAGATGATGAAGGAACTCGGCGCCGGGGGTGATCCGGCCAAAGCCGAATCGTTCAACCCAATCTTTATGATGGCGGATTCTGGTGCTCGTGGTAGTTCGCAACAGATTCGGCAGTTGGGTGGTATGCGTGGATTGATGGCCAAGCCATCCGGTGAGATCATTGAAACGCCGATCACCGCTAACTTCCGTGAAGGCTTGACGGTGTTGCAGTACTTCATCTCCACTCACGGTGCTCGTAAGGGGCTTGCCGATACGGCATTGAAGACCGCCAATTCAGGGTACCTCACTCGGAGATTGGTCGATATTGCTCAAGACGTCATTATTAATGAGCTTGATTGTGGCACGCGAGACGGCATTACTGTCAGTCCGTTGGTCGAAGGTGGTGAAATTATCCAGCCGTTGGAGGAACGCGTTCTTGGTCGTTTGGCGGCAGAGGATATTCGTGACCCCGTCACCGGGGAAATTATTGTGTCTTGGAATGAAGAAATCAATGAAGAGCTCACGAAGTTGATCGTTGAGGCGGGCGTTGACCGTGTGAAGATTCGGTCCGTGCTGACCTGTCAATCTCCCCGTGGTGTCTGTCGTGCCTGTTACGGTCGAGATCTGGCTCGAGGGCGTCTGGTGGAAAAGGGAGAGCCGGTCGGTGTCATCGCAGCGCAATCAATCGGCGAACCGGGCACGCAGTTGACGATGCGGACCTTTCACATCGGCGGCACGGCCAGTAAGGTCGTCGAGCAGACCGTGCTTGAGGCGAAACATGCCGGGCGCATTAAGTTCATGAGCTTCGATGCCAAAAAGAACGCCGACATTCACAATGGTGGTATTGCGGTGCGAAATAAAGATGGTGAATGGGTCGTGATGAATCGTAATACGAAGATTGCGATTGTTGATGATAGTGGACGAGAGCGTGAAAAGTACCCCGTGGTGTATGGGGCTAAGATCAAGATTAAAGATGGTGACCCAGTTGTCGCTGGCCAGAAATTGGTCGAGTGGGATCCGTACTCTCTGACTATTCTGACGGAAGTGGGTGGGAGAGTGGCGTACGGTGATATTGTCGAAGGTGTCACGATGAAGGACGAGTTCGATGAAGTAACCGGCTTGTCGCGTAAGGTTATCATTGAACATGCCGGCCAGACACTTCGTCCTCGCGTGTCGATTAAAGACGATAGTGGGAAAACGGCCAAAGCAACCGGTGGATCTAGCGCGGTAGCCAGGTACTTATTACCGGTCGGAGCCCATATCTTTGTCGAAAAAGGGGCCACTGTGCATCCCGGTGATGTCTTGGCAAAGATTCCTCGTGAG includes:
- the nusG gene encoding transcription termination/antitermination protein NusG gives rise to the protein MTKNWYVIHTYAGFEGRVKTSLMERANQMGLVEKLGQVLVPTEDVIEIKDGKRRTSRRKFYPGYVLVELESPLGDDTVQMIKETPKVTGFVGGGAVPTPLTSDEVEALLKQVDAGQAEPREQVKFIKSDNVRIIDGPFLGFNGVVEEVDQDHSRVKVMVSIFGRSTPVELGFLQVERI
- the rplK gene encoding 50S ribosomal protein L11 yields the protein MAKEVSAQIKLQIPAGKANPAPPVGPSLGQHGVNIMEFCKQFNAKTQKDGDSIIPVIITVYKDRTFSFIMKTPPASDLLKKAAGIIKGSGVPQKDKVGKITRQQLDEIARKKMADLNAADVEGATKIIEGTARSMGVVIQG
- a CDS encoding 50S ribosomal protein L1; translation: MGKKMNAAIKNLEPRVYGLREAVETVKRSAYAKFDESVDLALRLGIDPKRSDQLVRGTASLPHGTGKKVRVLVFAKGEKEQEARQAGADYVGADDLMEKIKGGWMEFDCAISTPDLMASVGKLGKVLGPRGLMPNPKTGTVTFEVGKAVADIRKGRVEFKVEKAGIVHVPVGKVSFDPAKLYDNASAIIESVIKAKPASCKGRYLKSATIASTMGPGVILDTVALTKQWS
- a CDS encoding 50S ribosomal protein L7/L12, whose translation is MKKEEKVTAVAELTEKFGRARLAILTECVGLPVNQVTELRKQLRGTKAEYRIVKNTLAARAAEGTVLAGLTVHLKGPTGVVIGYDDPVLPTKVLRDFISAEKRDQKIRITAGVLEGKILQPAELAAVAKLPKKEVLIAMLLSAMQGPIRGVVYTLSAVLSKFVRVIAAIQDKRKGEGDMPATEGKLSQEELIKAIEGMSVLDLAELVKGLETRFGVTAAAPVAMAAAPAAGGGAAAPAEEQTAFDVILASVPADKKIQIIKVVRELTSLGLKEAKDLVEGAPKPVKTGVAKEEADTMKKKLEESGAKVEVK
- the rpoB gene encoding DNA-directed RNA polymerase subunit beta — protein: MSETTLQEFVERKDFSRIRTNIDIPDLIEIQKRSYEEFLQFEVESERRKDHGLQAALASVFPIPDYNNTAVLEFSSYTLGTPKYDERECLEQGMTYAVPLKLRVRLVVLDKEDKGPRKKVLDVREQEVYVGELPLMTERGTFIVNGTERVVVSQLHRSPGASFTHDKGRTHASGKVLYSARIIPYRGSWLDFEFDARDILYVRIDRRRKMPTTILLKAFGFSSDDLLKMYYPVEDIRVSQGKMFRKLDPEIHHGLRCSAEVTDKSGKEILVREGARLTKGMIAKLKTSGVKEIPLLPAELVGRATLTELVDSKKNVLAEKNQRLTAEIVEQITESDVEEFKVIYLDMATATPVILDTLLMEKIGSKEEAMVEIYRRLRPGETPSVDTARALFDNLFLNSKRYDLSPVGRLKLNKKLGLDLPLEQRTLTAQDMVEVVRYIVNLKIGKGEIDDIDHLGNRRVRSVGELLENQFRLGLVRMERSIKERMNLLDMETVLPHDLINAKPVVAAVKEFFSSSQLSQFMDQTNPLAEITHKRRLSALGPGGLTRERAGFEVRDVHPSHYSRICPIETPEGPNIGLITSLATYARINQFGFIEAPYRKVVKGRVTDEIEFLSAIEGDKYIIAQANSKLDGSSKLVSETVSCRHGGDFVLAGPDKIEYMDVSPKQVVSVATALVPFLEHDDANRALMGSNMQRQAVPLVTSEAPLVGTGMEAVVARDSGYVIQARRAGVVESVDATRIVVRADSKDGKKGKDSGLDVYDLIKFQRSNQNTCITQTPVVRLGQPVMKGQVLGDGPAIDHGELALGKNVLVAFMPWGGYNFEDAILLSEKLVREDAFTSIHIEEFEVEARDTKLGKEDVTRDIPNIGEEALRNLDESGIIRIGAEVKPGDILVGKVTPKGETQLTPEEKLLRAIFGEKAGDVKDTSLTVPPGVEGIVVDVKIFSRKGLDKDERSKSIETDDQIKLQRDHHEELRIIDEEKTKKIRKLLLGKVVGRDLMDPESGDVILKKKGKMTAEILKRLPDDTVRHILLSDPDEQKELEDVERRAKEQIEILQTLYDEKVGRLKRGDELPPGVIKLVKVYVAMKRKIQVGDKMAGRHGNKGVVSRVLPEEDMPYLPDGTPVEIVLNPLGVPSRMNVGQILETHLGWAAKALGIKVASPVFDGASEKEIKDLLKKAKLPVSGQSPLTDGKTGEPFSSPVTIGYMYVLKLHHLVDDKIHARSIGPYSLVTQQPLGGKAQFGGQRLGEMEVWALQAYGAASTLQEFLTVKSDDVPGRSRMYEAIVKGEPFLEPGLPESFNVLVKELQSLGLDIELVKTQD